One Salinimonas marina DNA segment encodes these proteins:
- a CDS encoding Ig-like domain-containing protein encodes MDSSSLVPAAAQNPYDITPAVWFVDALGNQVQLTQDPVSFTLLNQVPVVSNDAFTIAEDSRDQVLDVLSNDSDADNGQQLTLISLQTAGLQGTALISSDETNILFTPAADLFGEQTLSYLVADTAGAQVSGNVTITITPMDDAPVAVADTLQVTEDSSALVNVINNDYDADNPGEALVIVNATVSTGTVTVEGDSLRYTPNPDFAGNTVIHYDVQDTTGRATGGQVNVTVANINDAPVVVDDTAVAIEDTLMILDILANDIDADNDILQLTNLSSAQGQASVSQGGKLRFMPSQDFNGPATISYMVSDGVGGKTAAQLHFAVTPVNDAPVLSPIPVTTFVNEPVIIDVFAHTIDVDGDTLQLPSSSATNGVISTGAGGRLTFTPLTDFDGPAEARVCVSDGTEQSCGVWNITVTVPNTAPVLQDLTVEIGEDQSITMALHGVDADGDLLTYTLLTEPKGKLAGNMPVSTYTPPQNFDGEDHFTYVASDGQYSSNEATVTIVIGSENDAPLAIDDVVLTDAYGQQTIDVLANDSDPEDDKLTIVGATASLGTVSWSESQLFYSPVAGFVGTTVLTYTIKDTAGQSASARVMVTVEPASNGLLPVIKVPADITIDADALFTKVDLGMASAVDRFGNPLPVSLMGGSSFYEPGMNIAYWVALDKEGRQSIASQRVRINPMVSLGKDQKVLEGHSASVSVHLNGAAPAYPLVIPYQVSGTATAHDHDLISGEVVIESGTTGTLRFTAFADEIEDANETIVVSLSDNLNRSNQFEQVIQIAETNIDPAFTLRTVQQGEERLVVSRQGGPVQINALIQLPEADNAHEYAWLAQETKLIDIDDSPASFTFEPATLATGFYEVSLQVTDSADNAFGATGNIVLQVVEGFKKLTGVDSDQDGISDELEGYRDHNFNGIADFVDRLSNCSVLPQNIAVLKQYLLQTDPGVCLRLGKTARMGQTGGAQVLEQDIGALNDLIADAIAQNMGGLFDFVAYGLPRKGQVVNIVIPQLRPVPENAVYRKYKHQQLWFDFVQDDHNRVWSAAGEPGYCPAPGSEAWVPGLTAGHWCVQLTIMDGGPNDADGIANTTVVDPGGVGVVIGDPNMLPETNEDRYEVLLTKSAQFTPLSNDTDANGDALMITSASASFGEVTFNNDKVFYTPPAGFVGNVEITYGVADERGGTAAGMMSIEIVANKAPLVINETAEVASGSRITVNVLSNDSDPDGDALTVVSAQAQSGTVFILDSGALEYVPRADFTGQDKITYIVADTNFAEAQGQLTVTVHPVAVRVEIKGGGAVVGLLLLMLGVAGGRQAERAWSRSRP; translated from the coding sequence TTGGACTCCTCCAGTCTGGTGCCGGCAGCGGCTCAGAACCCTTACGACATTACCCCGGCAGTGTGGTTTGTCGACGCATTAGGTAATCAGGTTCAGCTAACCCAGGACCCCGTCAGCTTTACTTTATTAAACCAAGTGCCGGTGGTCTCCAATGATGCTTTCACCATTGCAGAAGACAGCCGGGATCAGGTGCTTGATGTGCTGAGCAATGACAGCGATGCCGACAATGGGCAGCAACTCACCCTTATCAGTTTGCAGACTGCCGGTTTGCAGGGTACGGCCCTTATCAGCTCCGATGAAACCAATATTTTATTTACGCCTGCGGCTGATTTGTTCGGTGAACAGACATTGAGTTACCTGGTTGCCGATACTGCCGGTGCTCAGGTAAGCGGCAACGTGACCATTACTATCACGCCGATGGATGATGCGCCGGTGGCAGTGGCCGACACGCTGCAGGTCACTGAAGATAGCAGTGCTTTAGTGAATGTGATTAACAATGACTATGATGCGGACAACCCCGGCGAAGCACTGGTTATTGTTAATGCTACCGTCAGTACCGGCACGGTAACGGTGGAAGGTGATAGTCTGCGCTATACCCCCAACCCTGACTTTGCCGGTAACACTGTTATCCATTACGATGTTCAGGATACTACGGGGCGCGCCACAGGCGGACAGGTAAACGTGACAGTGGCGAATATAAATGATGCGCCGGTGGTGGTTGACGATACCGCGGTGGCCATCGAAGATACGCTGATGATACTGGATATCCTGGCCAACGATATCGATGCCGATAATGACATTCTACAGCTTACCAACTTAAGCTCTGCCCAGGGACAGGCCAGTGTCAGCCAGGGTGGCAAGTTGCGATTTATGCCCTCTCAGGATTTCAATGGGCCGGCGACGATTTCATATATGGTAAGTGATGGTGTTGGCGGCAAGACCGCTGCCCAGCTTCACTTTGCTGTGACGCCGGTTAACGATGCCCCGGTGCTCTCGCCCATCCCGGTAACGACCTTTGTGAACGAGCCCGTTATCATCGATGTATTTGCCCACACCATAGATGTGGATGGCGACACGTTGCAGCTGCCCAGTAGCAGCGCCACCAATGGGGTGATTAGTACAGGTGCTGGGGGCCGCCTGACATTCACACCGCTAACCGATTTTGATGGGCCTGCTGAAGCCCGGGTGTGTGTGTCTGATGGCACTGAGCAAAGTTGTGGTGTCTGGAATATAACCGTAACAGTGCCAAACACCGCACCGGTATTGCAGGATCTGACCGTTGAGATTGGCGAGGACCAAAGTATCACGATGGCGCTGCATGGTGTCGATGCTGATGGCGACCTGCTGACCTACACGCTGTTAACCGAACCCAAAGGCAAACTGGCTGGCAATATGCCGGTGTCCACCTACACCCCGCCGCAAAACTTTGATGGCGAGGATCACTTCACCTATGTTGCCAGTGATGGTCAGTACAGCTCCAACGAAGCCACCGTAACCATTGTCATTGGTAGCGAGAATGATGCGCCCCTTGCTATTGATGATGTGGTCCTGACCGACGCCTATGGCCAGCAAACCATTGACGTTCTGGCCAACGACAGCGATCCGGAAGACGATAAGCTGACCATTGTCGGCGCGACCGCCTCATTAGGCACGGTGAGCTGGAGTGAGTCGCAACTGTTCTATAGTCCGGTAGCAGGCTTTGTGGGCACCACGGTATTAACTTATACCATTAAAGATACCGCCGGACAGTCCGCGTCAGCCCGGGTAATGGTAACCGTGGAGCCAGCCAGTAATGGATTGTTGCCGGTGATTAAAGTGCCCGCCGATATCACTATCGATGCAGACGCCCTGTTTACAAAAGTTGATTTAGGTATGGCCAGCGCCGTCGACCGGTTTGGCAATCCTCTGCCCGTGTCGTTAATGGGCGGCAGTAGCTTCTATGAGCCGGGGATGAATATCGCCTATTGGGTAGCCCTCGACAAAGAAGGGCGTCAAAGCATCGCCAGTCAGAGGGTCAGGATCAATCCGATGGTGTCTTTAGGCAAGGATCAAAAGGTTCTGGAGGGACACAGTGCCTCGGTAAGCGTGCATTTAAACGGCGCAGCACCCGCTTATCCACTGGTCATTCCCTACCAGGTTAGCGGCACCGCGACAGCCCATGACCACGATCTTATTAGTGGCGAGGTGGTCATTGAATCAGGTACTACCGGCACGCTGCGCTTTACTGCCTTTGCCGATGAAATAGAAGATGCTAACGAAACCATCGTGGTAAGCCTGAGCGATAACCTCAACCGGAGTAATCAATTTGAGCAGGTGATTCAAATTGCAGAAACCAATATCGATCCTGCGTTTACGTTACGTACGGTGCAGCAGGGTGAGGAGCGACTGGTGGTGAGCCGCCAGGGCGGTCCGGTTCAGATAAACGCGTTGATCCAGCTCCCGGAAGCAGACAACGCGCACGAGTATGCCTGGCTGGCGCAAGAGACCAAACTTATCGATATTGATGATTCGCCGGCGAGCTTTACCTTTGAGCCTGCCACGTTAGCAACCGGTTTCTATGAGGTGAGTCTTCAGGTTACCGACTCAGCAGATAACGCATTCGGTGCTACCGGTAATATTGTGTTGCAGGTGGTTGAGGGCTTTAAGAAGCTGACCGGGGTTGATTCGGACCAGGATGGGATATCGGATGAACTCGAAGGGTACCGTGATCACAACTTTAACGGGATCGCTGATTTTGTCGACCGGCTGAGCAATTGTAGTGTGCTGCCGCAGAATATCGCCGTGTTGAAGCAGTACCTGTTGCAAACAGATCCTGGTGTTTGTCTGCGGCTGGGTAAAACCGCCAGAATGGGACAAACCGGCGGCGCTCAGGTACTGGAACAGGATATTGGTGCGCTGAATGATTTAATCGCCGATGCGATAGCACAAAATATGGGCGGGCTGTTCGACTTTGTTGCTTATGGTCTTCCCCGTAAGGGCCAGGTCGTCAATATTGTTATCCCACAGTTAAGGCCAGTCCCGGAAAATGCGGTGTACCGTAAGTATAAACACCAACAGCTGTGGTTTGACTTTGTGCAGGATGACCATAACCGGGTGTGGTCTGCGGCCGGCGAGCCAGGCTATTGTCCTGCACCGGGTAGCGAGGCGTGGGTTCCGGGCCTCACTGCCGGTCACTGGTGTGTCCAGCTCACTATTATGGATGGTGGCCCAAATGACGCCGATGGCATCGCCAACACCACGGTGGTGGATCCCGGCGGGGTAGGCGTGGTCATCGGCGACCCTAATATGCTTCCCGAAACCAATGAGGATCGCTATGAAGTCCTGCTCACCAAATCGGCCCAGTTTACGCCACTGTCCAATGATACCGACGCCAACGGTGATGCCCTGATGATTACTTCGGCTTCTGCCAGTTTTGGCGAGGTGACCTTCAACAACGACAAGGTATTTTATACGCCGCCTGCAGGGTTTGTCGGCAATGTAGAAATTACCTATGGCGTAGCGGATGAACGAGGCGGCACTGCAGCGGGCATGATGAGCATAGAAATTGTGGCCAACAAAGCTCCGCTGGTGATAAATGAAACCGCCGAAGTAGCGTCGGGCAGCCGCATTACCGTGAATGTGTTAAGTAATGACAGCGATCCGGATGGCGATGCGTTAACGGTGGTTAGCGCCCAGGCGCAATCGGGTACGGTATTTATTCTGGATTCCGGGGCCTTAGAGTATGTGCCTCGCGCTGATTTCACCGGTCAGGACAAAATAACTTACATCGTTGCCGATACCAACTTTGCAGAAGCCCAAGGTCAGTTAACCGTTACCGTGCACCCGGTGGCGGTTCGGGTTGAAATCAAAGGCGGCGGGGCGGTTGTGGGGTTACTGCTGTTGATGCTTGGCGTAGCAGGTGGGCGTCAAGCCGAGCGAGCCTGGAGCCGGAGCCGGCCATAA
- a CDS encoding DUF11 domain-containing protein, which produces MQLDMPTGVRFEEAAVSVPGQINYTGVSAATADANNQVQLNLGEVTNAPDNDPANDFFMVSVTGVVEDSPGTQSGDLLGFTGRAAGNSVLASPSNLEVIVIEPALNVTFEADKNAVTLGDVVTFTFTATPEAGSSNAYDTGLVLTLPTGLTLEAGSFAGSGMADESQSGVLAANLGTIVATEGARQFSFKARVDSDAAIDSALSVTTQSASFSSLAAANNDERIYSFSVAETIAADDASFISADQSMFLTYDANGNGQVDAADELTINTTITTNNGFDAPEFEFFHRIPASTAYKAGTAQTSAGVLDDSAGIRVTQETLAENQILNISFVVTVSDTAPPGSFISAQGSVDSAATVSEPTDADANDANGDQANRLRISGREGEVTATISQQQFSLTHDADNDERVSAGDTLTFRYTLTNNGTVDLTNVAVQQPIPAGLSYVNGSAVLPGADSVAVSANILTGELAVLPAGASVVLSFAATIDDIIPTTTSRSFLLQGRLSSNETGSRDFDANGIAADGSQPLQIFAVGHDASAQPAVELTQSWYLKHDMDGDGMVDNGDEITFILQASNYGSGAASQVVVTQSYPDNTRYVQNSAQVSQGAVGRESPSLVANLGSLAPGAVASVSYTLRVEGPDNNFVIDSQASVSGSNFSTLSADDNSNAADGRNPLLVQVTDALTPALTVASQITATSDNQTTGTDIVQGETVTLEYTLNVPVGSHEQVSAQILLPENMPVISATLARNFDTGLRAALNPGDINAQSANTSVSVDVIQTIDSATVELGG; this is translated from the coding sequence GTGCAACTTGATATGCCGACAGGGGTCCGGTTTGAAGAGGCGGCGGTATCGGTACCTGGGCAGATAAACTATACCGGCGTCAGTGCCGCGACGGCAGATGCTAATAATCAGGTGCAGCTGAATCTTGGGGAGGTAACTAACGCCCCGGACAACGATCCTGCGAATGACTTTTTTATGGTGTCAGTCACCGGGGTAGTTGAAGATAGTCCCGGCACCCAAAGTGGTGACTTATTAGGTTTTACCGGCAGGGCGGCAGGCAATAGCGTTTTGGCTTCACCCAGCAACCTTGAGGTAATCGTGATAGAGCCGGCCCTGAATGTCACCTTTGAGGCTGACAAAAATGCGGTGACGCTGGGCGATGTGGTGACTTTTACCTTTACGGCCACCCCTGAAGCAGGCAGTTCGAACGCCTATGATACCGGGCTGGTACTTACACTGCCTACTGGTTTGACCCTGGAAGCAGGCAGTTTTGCCGGTAGCGGCATGGCCGATGAAAGTCAAAGTGGGGTGCTGGCCGCAAACCTGGGCACCATTGTGGCAACTGAAGGGGCCCGGCAGTTTAGCTTTAAAGCCCGGGTGGATAGCGATGCCGCCATTGATAGCGCACTGTCGGTAACCACGCAGTCTGCCAGTTTCAGTAGTTTAGCTGCAGCTAACAACGACGAGCGCATCTACAGTTTCAGTGTTGCCGAAACTATTGCGGCCGATGATGCTTCGTTTATCAGCGCAGACCAGAGCATGTTCTTGACCTATGATGCCAATGGCAATGGGCAGGTCGATGCCGCCGATGAGTTGACCATCAACACCACCATCACCACCAATAACGGGTTCGACGCACCGGAATTTGAGTTTTTCCATCGTATTCCGGCAAGCACCGCTTATAAAGCAGGTACCGCGCAGACATCAGCCGGTGTGCTCGATGACAGCGCCGGTATTCGGGTTACCCAAGAGACATTGGCCGAAAATCAGATTCTGAATATCAGCTTTGTGGTGACCGTAAGCGACACCGCCCCTCCCGGCAGCTTTATTAGTGCCCAGGGCAGCGTAGACTCTGCCGCCACGGTCAGCGAACCTACCGACGCGGATGCCAATGATGCCAACGGCGATCAGGCGAACCGATTGCGGATAAGCGGCCGCGAAGGCGAGGTTACCGCTACCATTAGCCAGCAGCAATTCAGCTTAACCCACGATGCCGATAATGATGAAAGAGTCAGTGCCGGTGATACCCTGACCTTTCGCTATACGTTAACCAACAACGGCACGGTTGATTTGACCAATGTTGCGGTGCAGCAGCCTATCCCAGCCGGCCTGAGTTATGTAAACGGCTCGGCAGTACTGCCGGGGGCCGATAGTGTGGCGGTGTCTGCAAACATCCTTACCGGGGAGCTGGCCGTGTTACCTGCCGGCGCGTCGGTGGTGTTGTCATTTGCCGCGACCATTGATGACATTATTCCGACGACCACCTCACGTTCATTTTTGTTACAGGGCCGGTTAAGTAGTAATGAAACCGGGAGCCGTGATTTTGATGCTAACGGTATTGCCGCAGATGGCAGCCAACCATTACAGATTTTCGCAGTGGGCCACGATGCCAGTGCTCAGCCAGCTGTGGAACTCACCCAAAGCTGGTATTTAAAGCATGATATGGATGGGGACGGCATGGTCGATAACGGCGATGAAATCACCTTCATCCTGCAGGCTTCTAACTATGGCAGCGGGGCCGCCAGCCAGGTGGTGGTTACCCAGAGTTATCCGGACAACACTCGTTATGTTCAAAACTCAGCCCAGGTTAGTCAGGGCGCGGTGGGACGCGAATCACCCTCACTGGTGGCAAATCTGGGGAGCCTGGCCCCTGGCGCGGTGGCCAGTGTCAGTTATACACTGCGGGTGGAGGGCCCTGACAATAATTTTGTGATTGATTCACAAGCCAGTGTTAGCGGATCGAATTTCAGTACGCTGAGCGCCGATGATAACAGTAACGCCGCCGACGGTCGCAATCCACTGCTGGTGCAGGTTACTGACGCCCTGACCCCGGCACTTACTGTTGCCAGCCAAATTACCGCCACCTCGGATAACCAGACTACCGGCACTGATATTGTTCAGGGCGAGACCGTGACGCTGGAATACACGCTGAATGTGCCGGTGGGTAGCCATGAGCAGGTGTCTGCACAGATACTGCTGCCAGAAAATATGCCGGTCATTTCAGCCACGCTGGCACGCAATTTTGATACTGGTTTGCGAGCAGCGCTAAACCCGGGAGATATAAATGCACAATCAGCCAATACTTCAGTAAGCGTTGATGTTATCCAGACCATTGACTCGGCCACCGTCGAGCTGGGGGGATAA
- a CDS encoding CARDB domain-containing protein codes for MYAAENERVPGAPFEVSFSHGVNIATGKTITDLSIQQSLGGDLVFDQLTSAVPDNCSLVQPAQGETDGVLHLTCLSATGSASANDIRLSHTGYIGDVLATNSCATLTVTSTSEAQAEYDGTALTPVSASRHITAKHLTVQQSASPSRVKPGDIITITDTIRTTAYGNTSELIVTDTLPDGLEFVNNIGAPADGAPVVSADGKTITHVLLTSPQPSASTAATFSISYQVRVLQTYANGNDVLASDSLGVRSQITYSLAQGATACNDTSAATVSVAPVSTAISIVPDDNGHVKAEYQPGDKVTFRLSMAIPSGDSNAIKFVNYLPLPVFNVANFSTIYDDQSVSSQDKVTWYSADGLPKVAATVDYNIADNALIIDWGDVSGTQAQTLAVDIEATIVSEPFADGLNLTNLFSSTSQNSPGQISSSLRNVSLLVRAPELVALLTDDSATEVDAGDTLRYWLQITNEGGATAYDIAAEVATVVGLDDAVLDSVTIDNVPTSNTTGSFATNDFTVNDPLAPGSIMVVSFTRNVAADVKPQQNITAASSTVWASNTGATKFPALTATQSLFVSSPKVSVAAVSVSPQPEAPDVVVGDLISYIATITLPEGQVSDLVLEAILPAGFEYSVGSAHPATSGYAGSLASAPVVTTAGTLATGQQLTMTFSGTTTTTADNNPDNNSFTVAFNARVTNNEANAAVLAKQDKTLQTAVTFAGFSGPDIDATVGQQFAEHNLSMSTAITPSTALSAGDEITVTLTVENTGTAAAHDVSVTSMLDENLLDTTSVVAGPVMASGYGFNKVGNTVTFTGSTAPLAVGQTLVFSYSGTVVGDVQSGSAFDLTATAQGDSQPGTGALQREQMQSWPVIAQTVNPTVTTLSALTTSESWTAAGELPELAIGEVVTYGVKMVIPEGRTVGKPGQFAIIELPEGLAYIESSATVREISDTGLSSTTHTTLAASNSSIEPTVGMGELAFDLGTVTNTDNDRNNEYIVVAFELLVTNTSANLRGASKAVQASINYLNQAGSAQAHQQSSYSLIVAPLLLMTLDADKTTFSGGEAMTYTLVATNSAQSGASRAWDWVITENLPSRLAYQGLTSATLSRGNQDISACVTQANNEIIVTSSCLTDNRERYLAPGESITIVYTAQADASIGFEEPVESLATFTATSLPGEQGTGNATPGTAGSAHGERTGLPGDNSEAQAVNNLTATGRETIMAGAPAVSLAGSSSALLIGESLTYTMDLGIPTGTTDAFSATLTLPTGVRYTGEPIDVGYPAADFSTSQTPATSQPAGTNPVILQFGSVVNSAGLGQTVQITIPVQTQNILTNQDGVTLTTEAALSYARVSDPAPSDSSSFILREADLEVSQMILSGDVNSDAGDKIRYRTTVQNQSSSAPAHQVVLNDVMPQELLGGNPAAADAVFSNITLTSTGTIELNGTNTAVNQNNVQIITTNHPSDTLALPALTIAANSALVLEYDVYVDDTAQAGQTLLNTVTATYNSLSDISSNAGRDHSDGADDNNNSVLNNYNSLTVSELTLNSALSVQTTLNADKHPVTTFTIGESITLDLRVGLSKAMLMR; via the coding sequence ATGTATGCAGCAGAAAATGAACGAGTACCAGGTGCTCCATTTGAGGTCAGTTTTTCTCATGGGGTCAATATCGCCACCGGCAAGACGATAACAGATCTTAGCATTCAGCAAAGCCTTGGCGGCGATCTGGTGTTTGACCAGCTCACTTCAGCCGTTCCGGATAACTGCAGTCTGGTTCAGCCTGCACAGGGCGAAACCGATGGCGTTTTGCATCTGACATGTCTCAGTGCCACCGGCAGCGCGTCCGCCAATGATATTCGCTTAAGTCATACCGGGTATATTGGTGACGTACTTGCGACGAACAGCTGCGCGACGTTAACAGTAACCAGCACCAGTGAAGCGCAGGCCGAGTACGATGGTACCGCGCTGACCCCGGTTAGCGCTAGCCGGCATATCACTGCTAAGCATCTGACGGTGCAGCAAAGTGCTTCACCGTCAAGGGTGAAGCCAGGCGATATCATTACCATTACCGATACCATCCGAACCACCGCCTATGGCAATACCAGTGAGTTAATCGTTACCGACACATTGCCCGATGGGCTGGAGTTTGTGAATAATATCGGCGCACCAGCTGACGGCGCTCCGGTGGTTTCTGCCGACGGTAAAACCATTACCCACGTGTTGCTGACCAGCCCGCAGCCTTCGGCTAGCACGGCAGCCACTTTTTCAATATCCTACCAGGTGCGGGTGCTGCAAACCTATGCCAACGGCAATGATGTGCTGGCCTCAGATAGCTTGGGCGTACGTTCACAAATTACCTACTCTCTGGCCCAAGGAGCAACAGCCTGTAATGATACCTCTGCGGCTACCGTGAGTGTAGCGCCTGTTTCAACTGCGATTAGTATTGTGCCGGATGATAATGGGCACGTGAAAGCAGAATATCAGCCCGGTGACAAAGTTACCTTTCGCTTGAGTATGGCCATCCCTTCAGGCGACAGTAACGCCATTAAATTTGTGAACTATTTGCCCCTGCCGGTATTTAACGTGGCAAATTTCAGCACAATTTATGACGATCAGTCGGTCAGTAGTCAGGACAAGGTAACCTGGTATAGTGCCGATGGGCTTCCTAAAGTCGCTGCCACAGTAGATTATAATATCGCGGATAACGCTCTGATTATTGACTGGGGAGATGTTAGCGGTACTCAGGCCCAAACTCTGGCAGTAGATATTGAAGCCACCATTGTCAGCGAGCCGTTTGCTGACGGTCTCAATCTGACCAATCTGTTTTCATCCACCAGTCAAAATAGCCCTGGCCAAATCTCCAGCAGCTTAAGGAATGTGTCGCTATTGGTTCGCGCTCCCGAATTGGTCGCGCTGCTAACCGACGATAGTGCGACAGAAGTGGATGCGGGCGATACTCTTCGCTATTGGCTGCAAATTACCAATGAAGGCGGCGCCACCGCTTATGATATTGCCGCTGAGGTGGCAACGGTGGTGGGGCTAGATGATGCTGTGCTGGACTCAGTAACGATTGACAATGTGCCAACCAGTAACACCACCGGTTCCTTTGCCACCAATGACTTTACCGTGAATGATCCGCTGGCGCCAGGAAGCATAATGGTGGTCAGCTTTACCCGTAATGTGGCGGCTGATGTAAAGCCTCAGCAAAATATTACCGCAGCCAGTAGCACGGTATGGGCAAGTAATACCGGCGCCACCAAATTCCCCGCCCTTACCGCCACCCAGTCGCTCTTTGTCTCCTCGCCGAAAGTGAGTGTCGCGGCAGTCTCGGTTTCGCCGCAACCCGAGGCGCCCGATGTGGTGGTGGGGGATCTGATCAGCTATATCGCCACGATAACCTTACCCGAAGGACAAGTCAGTGATTTGGTACTGGAGGCTATATTACCGGCGGGCTTTGAATACAGCGTTGGTTCGGCGCATCCGGCCACCAGCGGTTATGCCGGTAGCCTGGCATCGGCGCCGGTGGTGACTACAGCGGGCACGCTGGCCACCGGTCAGCAACTGACCATGACATTTTCTGGTACTACGACCACCACCGCAGATAATAACCCGGACAACAACAGTTTTACGGTAGCGTTTAATGCCCGGGTCACCAACAATGAGGCCAACGCTGCGGTCTTAGCCAAACAAGACAAAACCTTGCAAACAGCCGTAACCTTTGCCGGCTTTAGCGGTCCCGACATTGACGCCACGGTGGGCCAGCAGTTTGCTGAACATAATCTGTCGATGAGTACTGCTATCACCCCTTCCACGGCCCTTTCGGCCGGCGATGAGATCACGGTCACCTTAACGGTAGAAAATACCGGAACTGCTGCGGCCCATGATGTGAGCGTAACCAGCATGTTAGATGAGAACTTGCTGGATACTACCAGTGTGGTAGCCGGACCGGTCATGGCCTCCGGTTATGGCTTTAACAAAGTGGGCAATACCGTCACCTTTACTGGCAGTACAGCGCCGCTGGCGGTGGGCCAAACCCTTGTTTTTAGTTATAGCGGAACCGTCGTGGGCGATGTGCAATCCGGTTCCGCTTTTGATTTGACGGCCACCGCCCAAGGCGACAGCCAGCCTGGCACAGGCGCTCTTCAACGTGAACAAATGCAAAGCTGGCCTGTCATTGCCCAGACGGTAAACCCGACGGTGACAACGCTGTCTGCGTTAACCACCTCGGAAAGCTGGACCGCGGCCGGTGAACTGCCTGAGCTGGCGATTGGTGAGGTAGTGACCTATGGGGTCAAAATGGTGATTCCGGAAGGGCGCACAGTGGGAAAGCCCGGCCAGTTTGCCATCATCGAGTTGCCTGAAGGACTCGCCTATATCGAGTCAAGTGCGACGGTGCGTGAAATCTCTGACACTGGTTTGAGCAGCACCACTCATACCACTCTTGCAGCCAGCAATAGTTCTATTGAACCGACCGTGGGCATGGGTGAACTGGCCTTCGATTTAGGCACAGTCACCAATACTGATAATGATAGAAATAATGAATATATAGTGGTGGCGTTTGAGCTGCTGGTCACCAACACCAGTGCCAACCTGCGGGGTGCAAGTAAAGCCGTGCAAGCCAGTATCAATTATCTGAACCAGGCTGGTTCCGCCCAGGCACACCAGCAAAGTTCCTATAGCCTTATCGTTGCCCCGTTGTTACTGATGACCCTTGATGCCGACAAAACCACCTTCAGCGGCGGGGAAGCGATGACCTATACGCTGGTGGCGACCAATTCTGCTCAGTCTGGGGCGAGCCGGGCCTGGGATTGGGTGATCACCGAAAATCTGCCATCCCGGTTAGCGTATCAGGGGCTGACTTCAGCCACCTTGTCCCGGGGAAACCAGGATATCAGCGCGTGTGTTACCCAGGCGAACAACGAGATTATTGTTACCAGTAGTTGCCTGACCGATAACCGCGAACGGTATCTGGCGCCTGGCGAAAGTATCACCATTGTGTACACCGCCCAGGCGGATGCCTCGATTGGTTTTGAAGAGCCGGTAGAAAGTCTTGCGACTTTCACCGCGACCTCGTTGCCCGGCGAGCAGGGGACGGGCAATGCAACACCAGGCACCGCGGGTAGCGCACATGGCGAGCGAACGGGTTTGCCAGGTGATAACTCCGAAGCTCAGGCGGTCAACAACCTGACGGCGACCGGCCGCGAAACGATTATGGCTGGGGCACCTGCTGTGAGTCTGGCGGGCAGCTCATCAGCATTGCTCATCGGTGAGTCGTTGACCTACACCATGGATCTTGGGATCCCTACCGGCACCACCGATGCTTTTAGTGCTACTCTAACCTTACCCACCGGTGTGCGGTATACCGGCGAACCCATCGATGTGGGCTATCCTGCCGCTGATTTCAGCACCAGCCAGACCCCCGCGACCAGCCAGCCGGCAGGCACCAACCCGGTAATCCTGCAGTTCGGCTCGGTGGTCAACTCTGCGGGTCTGGGTCAAACCGTACAAATCACCATACCGGTGCAAACCCAGAATATCCTGACCAATCAGGACGGCGTGACGCTAACCACAGAAGCTGCGTTAAGTTATGCCCGGGTATCGGACCCGGCGCCCTCAGACAGCAGTAGCTTTATCTTGCGCGAAGCTGATCTGGAGGTGAGCCAGATGATTTTAAGCGGAGATGTCAACAGCGACGCAGGCGATAAAATTCGTTATCGCACCACGGTGCAAAATCAATCTTCCAGCGCACCAGCTCATCAGGTGGTGTTAAACGATGTAATGCCCCAGGAGCTGCTAGGAGGAAATCCGGCAGCAGCGGACGCCGTTTTTTCCAATATCACCCTGACCTCTACCGGAACCATAGAACTAAACGGTACCAATACCGCGGTGAATCAGAATAATGTACAAATCATTACCACCAACCACCCCAGCGACACATTGGCGTTACCGGCACTGACCATCGCGGCTAACAGTGCGTTGGTACTGGAATATGATGTCTATGTAGATGATACAGCGCAGGCGGGGCAAACGCTGCTTAACACGGTTACCGCTACCTACAACAGCTTAAGTGATATCAGCAGCAACGCAGGGCGAGACCATTCTGATGGCGCCGATGATAACAACAATTCGGTGCTGAATAACTACAACAGCCTCACCGTTAGTGAGCTAACCCTGAACAGCGCCCTCTCGGTGCAAACCACGTTGAATGCGGATAAACATCCGGTAACTACCTTCACCATTGGTGAATCAATTACGCTGGACCTTCGGGTGGGGTTATCGAAGGCAATGTTGATGCGCTGA